In Equus caballus isolate H_3958 breed thoroughbred chromosome 7, TB-T2T, whole genome shotgun sequence, one DNA window encodes the following:
- the TMEM86A gene encoding lysoplasmalogenase TMEM86A isoform X2, with product MVSPVTVVKSEGPKLVPFFKATCVYFVLWLPSSSPSWVSALIKCLPIFCLWLFLLAHGLGFLLAHPSATRIFVGLVFSAVGDAFLIWQDQGYFVHGVLMFAVTHMLYASAFGMRPLALRTGLVMAVLAGLYYALLYPGLSGAFTYLVGVYVAIITFMGWRAVAGLQLVGAAWRWTELAAGSGAVLFMVSDMTIGINKFCFPVPYSRALIMSTYYAAQMLIALSAVESREPVEDYRLSKAN from the exons atggTGTCCCCTGTCACTGTG GTGAAGAGTGAGGGACCCAAGCTGGTGCCCTTCTTCAAGGCCACCTGCGTGTATTTTGTGCTCTGGCTGCCCTCATCCAGCCCGTCGTGGGTCAGCGCCCTCATCAAGTGCCTGCCCATCTTCTGCCTCTGGCTCTTCCTTCTGGCCCATGGCCTAGGATTCCTGCTGGCCCATCCCAGTGCCACCCGCATCTTTGTGGGGCTCGTCTTCTCCGCTGTAGGTGATGCCTTCCTCATCTGGCAGGACCAGGGCTACTTTGTGCACG GTGTGCTGATGTTTGCTGTGACCCACATGCTCTACGCCTCGGCCTTTGGCATGCGGCCACTGGCTCTTCGGACAGGTCTGGTGATGGCAGTGCTGGCAGGCCTGTACTACGCCCTCCTCTACCCGGGCCTCTCAGGTGCCTTCACCTACCTGGTGGGGGTCTATGTGGCCATTATCACCTTCATGGGCTGGCGTGCTGTGGCAGGGCTGCAGCTGGTTGGGGCAGCCTGGCGCTGGACTGAGCTGGCAGCAGGCAGTGGTGCAGTGCTCTTTATGGTCTCAGACATGACCATCGGCATCAACAAGTTTTGCTTCCCTGTGCCCTACTCGCGGGCGCTCATCATGTCCACCTACTACGCTGCCCAGATGCTCATCGCCCTGTCAGCTGTCGAGAGCCGGGAGCCAGTGGAAGACTACAGACTGAGCAAGGCCAACTGA
- the IGSF22 gene encoding LOW QUALITY PROTEIN: immunoglobulin superfamily member 22 (The sequence of the model RefSeq protein was modified relative to this genomic sequence to represent the inferred CDS: inserted 7 bases in 6 codons; deleted 6 bases in 5 codons; substituted 9 bases at 9 genomic stop codons) encodes MTTIHHKQMLQEHVSLELSSFSTHVQTFSQTTKIVGEQVVSRKSSATVEFFNLXCRSSDVPAGESAPEFVGKPQPVTASEGDKAVFPARVQGNPKPHISWKKESGIPIKESANIFYDSINKEHVLKLEPLTSDDSDNYECTANNDHADAIYTVALLVTEGQDKMDFKKMLKKRXGFPAPKKKQKKVANEKEMLEVLSKVPKDFERLCIEYGLTSFQGLLKKLKEMKKVEVEAIWILKSLENIETKVDTTVVSDCVMEPKDPKVKMIWIKGNKPLKTQYFLGKYNVXQMGSKHMLVLTNVNMNDAGTYSLSVGNKWMSAELIVPAMSEPLKFLGKMKPMKVTEHQTAVFEVRLSKEVPNFVWKFNGKELKRDKQYEITESEDGLTHMPKVKDARLSDSGKYSAMARDLVQKAQLTIGIPIKFVSTLKNVHVKERSRACLECELTSKDVTLCWKKDGWLLEHGSKYSMNHEGKRAEPVIGDAQLSDGGEYTVVAMQDGDPTEYNSTATVTVEERLATVKSRMPNVHVTTGSAAELCIVLNGEKVEGSWLKDGKEVRGRSQGKGRKRKRRQRIHSHSRLPLTPQITDLRGVQIVKQGAVHKFIFPIMGPENEGTYTFRAKGVESEASVFIADPPTDNPSVLEGLAARPVTVKVGHMAKPLPKVTCYEDGVEVTEETRVSRECREDQALLTVSTCVREDSGLITLKLXSERGSATAALHLRELDHPKPPQGRVEFLELSGSCVHMKWKALKENGGRPVTQFIVERRAVGKKAXIKIGEVDSKVTRFSTNKVEXGKAYQFHILAVNSEGVSEPLETHEGFPGNPIEPCAIASQPQVTDVTKEAVTITWNAPTWVGGGGHRVLAYIVKQKKKGSNLWVPVNKDPIKDAKCTVDGLLEDTEYEFXVVAVNKAGLGQPSRLSNSVVDKDPVKPPGLRQALHMSESSSSSISLAWREPAEGNPPSGYILXMQAEVTKXWSKCTNTPISGPCYTVGGLTERQIYFFXIRAVNEAGVGEPMELDEGVRAMPPRAGPKFDLSAQLKSHMVVCTGTALWMHAAFSGSPPPSMIWQKDGIPTKGRETIAKGKNHSQFLINSTKHSDSGVYRILPQNDLGEAXYDIHVRVPDFPRPPTNLQLTKEVXTLTLTWNHSPSMKEDSDARYVIMKRDAQTATWFTTADHVFNNKYTVTGLPSPGMKYYFRVVAXNEIGDSDPLDTKDIWLVNKDKIEDLSAKSKSSQPKDWRRAPRFLTLPAPRPQPPTVLRGQDCTMTCAFLGNSRPTVTLYKGDVNIRFXXNSTSGVCTIVFPTCTLKDSSEHSVPVKELGKDRSSCALTIYDQDDKSVLASVTESLQKKSKRLM; translated from the exons ATGACAACCATTCACCACAAGCAGATGCTGCAGGAGCACGTGTCTCTGGAGCTCTCCAGCTTCAGCACCCACGTGCAGACCTTCTCCCAGACAACCAAGATCGTGGGAG AGCAAGTCGTGTCGAGGAAGTCCTCGGCCACTGTTGAGTTCTTCAACT GATGCCGGAGCTCCGACGTCCCTGCGGGCGAGAGCGCCCCGGAGTTCGTGGGGAAGCCTCAGCCCGTCACCGCGTCCGAGG GGGATAAAGCCGTGTTCCCAGCCCGGGTGCAGGGGAACCCCAAACCCCACATCTCCTGGAAGAAGGAGAGCGGCATCCCCATCAAGGAGTCCGCCAACATCTTCTACGACAGCATTAACAAGGAACACGTGCTGAAG CTGGAGCCGCTGACCTCAGATGACTCTGACAACTACGAGTGCACGGCAAACAATGACCATGCCGACGCCATCTATACTGTGGCCTTGCTGGTGACAGAGG gTCAAGATAAAATGGATTTCAAAAAGATGTTGAAAAAGAGGTGAG GGTTCCCTGCTcccaagaagaagcagaagaaggtAGCAAATGAGAAAGAGATGCTAGAGGTTTTGTCTAAGGTGCCCAAGGACTTTGAGAGGCTCTGCATAGAGTACGGTCTCACCAGCTTCCAGGGGCTCCTCAAGAAGctcaaagagatgaagaaagtggAGGTGGAG GCCATCTGGATTCTGAAGTCCTTGGAAAATATAGAGACCAAGGTTGACACCACAGTGGTCTCTGACTGTGTCATGGAGCCAAAGGACCCCAAAGTCAAGATGATATGGATCAAG GGTAACAAGCCACTGAAGACCCAGTACTTCCTGGGCAAGTACAATG AACAGATGGGCAGCAAGCATATGCTGGTTCTTACCAATGTGAACATGAATGACGCAGGCACCTACAGCCTGTCCGTGGGCAACAAGTGGATGAGTGCAGAGCTCATAGTGCCGGCTATGA GTGAGCCACTGAAGTTCTTGGGAAAGATGAAGCCAATGAAGGTGACAGAGCACCAGACAGCTGTGTTTGAGGTCCGCCTCTCCAAGGAGGTGCCCAACTTTGTGTGGAAGTTCAATGGGAAGGAGCTGAAGAGGGATAAACAGTATGAAATCACAGAGTCCGAGGATGGTCTGACCCACATGCCTAAGGTTAAAGATGCCAGACTCAGTGACAGTGGCAAGTACTCTGCCATGGCGAGGGACCTAGTACAGAAGGCCCAGCTCACTATTG GCATCCCCATCAAGTTTGTGAGCACCCTGAAGAACGTACATGTGAAAGAGAGGAGCCGTGCATGCCTTGAGTGTGAGCTGACATCCAAGGATGTGACACTGTGCTGGAAGAAGGACGGGTGGCTGCTGGAGCATGGAAGCAAGTACAGCATGAACCATGAGGGCAAGCGAGCAGAGCCGGTCATTGGGGATGCACAGCTCAGTGACGGTGGTGAGTACACTGTGGTGGCCATGCAGGATGGGGACCCCACTGAATACAATAGTACTGCCACAGTCACCGTGGAGG AGCGTCTGGCCACC GTGAAGAGCAGGATGCCCAACGTTCACGTGACCACCGGGAGCGCAGCTGAGCTGTGCATAGTGCTGAACGGCGAGAAGGTGGAGGGCTCGTGGCTGAAGGATGGCAAGGAGGTCCGAGGTAGGAGCCAGGGAAAGGGACGAAAGAGGAAGAGGCGACAGCGCATACACTCACACTCACGCCTGCCCCTCACGCCCCAGATCACGGACTTGCGCGGCGTGCAGATCGTGAAGCAGGGTGCGGTCCACAAATTCATCTTCCCCATTATGGGCCCCGAGAATGAGGGCACGTACACATTCCGGGCCAAGGGCGTAGAGAGCGAAGCCTCGGTATTCATTGCAG ATCCTCCTACCGACAACCCGTCGGTGCTGGAGGGACTGGCCGCGCGCCCAGTGACCGTGAAGGTGGGCCACATGGCAAAGCCGCTGCCCAAAGTGACGTGCTACGAGGACGGCGTGGAGGTGACAGAGGAGACACGCGTGTCCAGGGAATGCAGGGAAGACCAGGCGCTGCTCACGGTCTCAACCTGCGTGCGCGAGGACAGCGGCCTCATTACGCTCAAGCT GAGTGAGCGTGGCTCAGCCACAGCCGCTCTGCACCTCCGTGAGCT AGACCATCCCAAGCCTCCCCAGGGCCGAGTGGAGTTCCTGGAGCTCTCAGGCAGTTGTGTGCACATGAAGTGGAAGGCCCTGAAGGAGAATGGTGGGCGGCCTGTGACACAGTTCATAGTGGAACGGAGGGCC GTCGGCAAGAAGGCCTAGATTAAGATAGGCGAGGTGGACAGCAAAGTCACCAGATTCTCTACCAACAAGGTGG GGGGAAAAGCCTACCAGTTTCATATACTGGCAGTCAATTCAGAAGGAGTGAGCGAGCCACTGGAGACACACGAAGGGTTTCCAGGAAATCCTATCG AGCCCTGTGCTATTGCCTCCCAGCCTCAAGTGACTGATGTGACCAAAGAGGCTGTGACCATCACATGGAATGCCCCCACCTGGGTG GGGGGCGGGGGGCACCGAGTGCTTGCCTACATTgtgaaacagaagaagaaaggcagCAACCTGTGGGTGCCAGTCAACAAGGATCCCATCAAGG ACGCCAAGTGCACTGTGGATGGCCTCCTGGAAGACACAGAATATGAATTCTGAGTTGTAGCTGTGAATAAGGCAGGACTGGGACAGCCCAGTAGGCTGTCCAACTCAGTGGTAGACAAGGATCCCGTCA AACCCCCAGGCCTGAGGCAGGCCCTGCACATGTCTGAGTCCTCCAGCTCCAGCATCTCCCTGGCCTGGCGGGAGCCTGCAGAGGGAAACCCACCCTCTGGCTACATCCTTTAGATGCAGGCTGAAGTCACCAAGTAGTGGTCCAAGTGCACAAACACCCCCATCTCGGGCCCCTGCTACACGGTGGGAGGCCTCACTGAGAGGCAGATATACTTCTTCTGAATCCGGGCTGTGAACGAGGCTGGGGTTGGGGAGCCTATGGAACTGGATGAGGGAGTCCGTGCCATGCCACCACGAG CTGGCCCCAAGTTTGACCTCAGTGCCCAGCTGAAGAGTCACATGGTGGTTTGCACTGGGACAGCCCTCTGGATGCATGCCGCCTTCTCT GGCTCACCACCACCCAGCATGATCTGGCAGAAAGATGGCATCCCCACCAAGGGCAGGGAAACCATCGCCAAGGGCAAAAACCACTCCCAGTTCCTCATCAACAGCACCAAGCACTCCGACTCAGGGGTGTACCGCATCTTGCCCCAGAATGACCTTGGAGAGGCATAATATGACATCCACGTGCG TGTACCAGATTTTCCACGACCACCCACAAACCTACAGCTGACCAAGGAGG ACACACTGACTCTTACCTGGAACCACAGTCCCAGTATGAAGGAGGACAGTGATGCCCGCTATGTCATCATGAAGCGGGATGCCCAGACCGCCACCTGGTTCACCACAGCCGATCATGTGTTCAATAACAAGTACACGGTGACCGGGTTGCCC TCCCCCGGCATGAAGTACTACTTCCGAGTGGTGG AGAATGAAATCGGTGACAGCGACCCACTTGACACCAAGGATATTTGGCTTGTCAACAAGGACAAGA TCGAGGACCTGAGCGCCAAGTCGAAGTCGTCCCAGCCGAAGGACTGGCGCCGCGCGCCGCGCTTCCTGACACTC CCCGCTCCCCGGCCCCAGCCGCCCACGGTGCTGCGCGGCCAGGACTGCACCATGACCTGCGCCTTCCTTGGGAACTCGCGGCCCACGGTGACCCTCTACAAGGGCGACGTCAACATCAGGTTCTGATAAAACTCCACCAGCGGCGTGTGCACAATCGTCTTCCCCACCTGCACGCTCAAGGACAGCAGCGAGCACAGCGTGCCGGTGAAGGAGCTGGGCAAGGACCGTAGCAGCTGTGCGCTCACCATCTAC GACCAAGATGATAAGTCAGTTCTAGCATCAGTCACCGAGAGTCTGCAGAAGAAATCCAAGCGTCTTATGTGa